The following proteins are co-located in the Paralichthys olivaceus isolate ysfri-2021 chromosome 10, ASM2471397v2, whole genome shotgun sequence genome:
- the LOC138411816 gene encoding LOW QUALITY PROTEIN: tissue factor-like (The sequence of the model RefSeq protein was modified relative to this genomic sequence to represent the inferred CDS: substituted 1 base at 1 genomic stop codon) translates to MTYHSYSILHKLSHFPGSYPQAQNVTWKSTNFKTILSWEPKPSATYSYTVEYSTVSGNNQRTPHCIRTTETVCDLSSSLTDLNAYYTADVLSETPRGATTDLIESPHTSTPRFCPYKDTEIGKPDFKLEVIESQKKTTLYVTDPLTALFKDGHQLNIRDIFADQLHYKVIYRKNKSTGKKVHISKTNLIELTDLDXGESYCFSVQAYILSRGVDKKLGELSLPKCSSVDNLSIFEGNLS, encoded by the exons tATAGTATCTTACACAAATTGTCTCATTTTCCAGGCTCCTATCCCCAAGCACAAAATGTCACTTGGAAAtcaaccaactttaaaaccattttgtcctgggaaccaaaaccatcagccacttacagctacactgtggagtactctac ggtttcagggaacaatcagaggactcctcactgtatccggaccacagaaacagtgtgtgatctgtccagctctctgactgacctgaacgcctactacacagctgacgtcctgtccgaaaccccgaggggggccaccactgacctcattgagtcccctcacaccagcacaccacggttctgcccctacaaagaca ctgagataggcaaacctgacttcaagctggaggtgattgaaagccaaaagaaaaccaccctgtatgtgactgacccactcaccgccctgtttaaagatggccaccagctgaacatcagggatatctttgctgaccagctgcactaTAAAGTCATCTatcggaaaaacaaaagcactggaaag aaagtccacatctctaagaccaatTTAATAGAACTGACTGATCTGGACTAAGGCGAGAGCTACTGTTTCAGTGTCCAGGCCTACATCCTCAGCCGCGGTGTGGACAAGAAGCTGGGAGAACTGAGCCTTCCCAAGTGCTCCAGTGTTGACAACCTGTCCATCTTTGAAGGTAACTTGTCCTGA